The Lutra lutra chromosome 1, mLutLut1.2, whole genome shotgun sequence genomic sequence GGCACGGTCCCACCCCTGGCTCCTTCCCATCCCCAAGTCCACGTGTGCTCTGACTGCAGACCATCGTTCCTCCCAGTACCGCAGGCTTACCTACTTGCATTCGTTTCCCCGGACACCTGCGATGTCCAACAGAATTACGGGCTTCACAGGAATACTCTCCACTGTCTAGTTTTGAAACAGTGTTAAATTGCTATTtgtggaaggaaaataaatatatattttaagccaTGAATCCGTAAGAAGACTTCTCAAGTAACCATGTCTCTTGAATTTTAGCATGAAGTTGGTCTTTCCTTTGTCATGAGTTAGGACTTGATGTCTTTACTGTGAATTCAAAACTCAGCCATGCCTTCAAGGGGTAAGTAGCTGGGCTTCCTgtttattttgatagagaaagTCTTAAATATATATGGGGAAGTGTCTTTGTTTCGTGATACCGTGGAAGTGGTATGGTTAGGAAGGCAataggcattttttaaagtttatagcACATGGTAGTTTAAAGTTTGGTGGTATTTCTAATTCCCAGGAAACACCATTTGTAAAGAAAGGCGTCCTCGGCCTGAAAGGGCTAAGGCAGTTTCCTCAGCCACAAGTGAGTTCACTACAGCAGTAAGTAATGAGCACTTCCTCTAAAGGGCCAGAACTTCTACCAGGAAGTAGCATAGGGTCTAGGAAAATCTTAATCAGTGTGATTTATAGGATTACAAATTCTATCAGTTGTGGCATCTTTGAAAATTCTGAAAGGATAATGCTCTAACCTTTGCTCCTTCTACATTCTGCCAAAACAACTGAAAGGTAAGACTTTGGTATAATAGGCTTTATAATTGCTATTAGTGGATTGATCCCCTTGGTGaatttctggaggggaggggagggaagagaagggaaaggaaggaaagggaaagaggaaggaagaaaggaagaaaagatggatggatatatggatgggtggcagggggagggaagaaaaaggaaggcaagggaaaacagaaggaagaaaggaagggagaaagggaggaaggaaggaagcaaagatggatggatagatgacaagaaggaagcaaagggagggagggaggaagttagGAGAGAGTCAGGGAGGAAGGGTACACAGTAGGTCCTGAACACCTTAAAGGATCCTTCCAGGACCAGCACAGAGGGTGAGAAGGATGCCCAGATGCTCCTGTCACACCCTCAATACCACCGTGGTCACCGTTGACCACAGCCACGATAGCCATGAGTCTCTAAGGAGCACCTCCTCATTGGCTTGGATcctcatgcaatacatgctcctAAAAGCAGCCAGGTTTTTGATCTACGaatccctttttctctcttgtcaTTCCTCACTACTTACATCCCCCCTTCTTTTTGTATACTTCAACGTGATGGGACAGAAAGTTTCCCCTTGTGTGTTTCATCTTATGAAATCCTCTCTCATTGTGCCAAAAGCCAGACTAAAAACACTCACCAGCAGTGCAAGGGCAAGGGTAAGTCATTAACGATAAGTTAGACTACACCCATAAATGATCTACTAGCACATAACTGGTAATTGAAGGAAGGTCATTGTCATTCATACACTGGAGtcttttgttgcctgtttctCAGGAAAGAACCCACCCTTGTTCTGACCTGGTGCATCCCTTTGACATCACAAGATATTTCAAGGGTTGAGGCTAAGTGGGGAAAGTGAACCTGTCTCAAACCCGCCTTGGGGTTTTTATCACCTGCtcggagaaaaaataaatttgaaaagtaaatatagCAATGTGTGACGGCAGTTTTTCTGCCCAACTTCTCAGTGTAAAATCTGTCGGACCTGCTGACTGAGCCTGCTGGAGCTGCGAGGGCGGGACCATGGTCTTCCTCAAGGAGCCATGCCCATCGATATGCTTTATTATTTAGCCACTTTATTAAATATGCTTTATTATTTACCAGAGGATCTACTTTTTACATGTTATTATGTACTAGTAgagtgaaagaatgaaattttcaaaatttgttaaaattattattattagttctcTATATAGTCTGCTCATCTCTGGTAGTGCCTTTTCCATCACTTCCCTGGGCATGCACCACCATCTTTCCCGCTGCCCCTTAAGCAATGGTATCAGCCCTCTGTTCTCCATCGGtttagttctaataatttttccTCTCCAAATATAAGACGGCAATGAGGCCAGTGCTTGAAATGACCTTACCAGAGTTCCAGATTTTGTATTCACCGTATAGGAGCTGTTGGTGCTTTGGGAGCCAAGTTTTGTATTCTCTGACAAAGGGATGCCATCTTTAAACCAGGTGTACTCAGGGGCAGGATTCCCTTCTTTGTCTTGACATCGAAGCTCTACCACCGTTCCACTCAGAGCAGAACTGGGTACTTCACAGGTTGGAACTGCTGGAGCCACTAAAGGAGGGAAGTCAAATGGCATTGGTTATTTATAAGTTAAACAAGGATTTTAACAGCCAGGTCAAGATGGGCTTATTAGACACCTGTGAGAGAGACCGGCTACTTGCTCAAGAGatccatttcctttcttcatgGGCACACAGCCAGACCACATTTGCCAGCATGAGTTCTGGCCAATGGCATGTGGGAAAAATCGATATGCCATTTCCAGGCCTTACCTATAAACACGAATCTAGGTACTACTTTGAAGAGATTTTAGAGATGTAACTAAGGTCCCAAATCTATTGTCTTTTAAGATAGGGAGATTACATAGATGGGTCTGACCTAATCCCATGGCCCCTTGAAAACGTTTTCTCTGGGTGGTCACAGATGGGAAAGTCAGAAATTCAGAGCCCAGGAAGGACTCAACATGCTTCTGTTGGGCTGTAGATGGAGAGGGCCGTGCGGTGGGGAATATGGTGCCCCCAGGAGCCGAGTGTGGCCCCCAGCTCACAGCCAGCATGGAACTGAATCTTCAGCTGTACAGACAGCCAAAGGATCGAAATCTGCCAACAAAGAGAGCAACCTTTCCCCAGAACCTCCAGACCAGAACCCACTGACTCCCTGATTTCAGTCTTAAAATACCCTCGGCAGCAAGCCCTGCTTTGCCAAGCTGGACTTCTGATCTACACAACTGTGAGCCAATACATGGGTGGTGTTTTAAGTTGCCAGGTTTTGATCATCTGTTATGTAGCAAAAGAAGACTAATACATCAGTGGAATCTCCTGCAAAATTTTCTGAGTTAAATTTCTTCTCTACTAGTGCATCACTAGTATTTTAGAAAGACCCTGGGTTatatagaaaaaggaagaggagccATTTTAGTCTCTATGATCAGCAGTTTATACTAAAATCTACAGAGAAGACAAGATGTTCCTCCACCAATTGTCATCATGAGCTGTTAATATCTATCAGTGTTTCTCATAGTAGCTAAATATATTGGCCTTGGAGTTAGTCCCACTAGGATCCAAATCCTGGTCCAGACACTTATTAGCTGTGTAGACTTCAGAAAATCATTTagcttctattttctcatctattaaaagTGAAGTTGTCAgtgaaaaattaagtaaaattacatATGTTAAAGAGCCTAACATACACTAGTTGCACAATACATGCTAATTTCCCTTCTTTACTAAATaacttcttcctcccctctcccctcttctctttcttctcttctccccttctttccccttcccttctcttctctcttctcttctcttctcttctctcctctcgtCTTCTCCCAAATAACTTCTAATATTTTACCTGccctacttttttgttttattgctctTCTGTCATCTCATGTGTTAGGATTTTATATGGTAAGAGATAGTCCACATATACTGAAAGGTATTGAAAAATAAGTTCTTCAGGGAAATGTTCCTATGTACAAGATTGGCCCATTAAGATTTACCTTAATCTGAAATGAAAAGAGATTTTGTTACAACAAATTTATAAGAGTAAAATTTCAGCAGTGAATGAGGTGAAAAGGGGCTATAGCCAAGATTTTACAGGGAAGGTGGTGCTGCTGATTCCTAGAACCTCCCAGATGGGAAAGAGGGTAGGGAACAGTAAACCCACAGATACAAGCACAGCACACCTAGGACTTCTAGAGTGACCGTATCTTCTTCCAGGTTCTGGCCTTGCTCAGATGGGGCACTAACTTCACAGCGATATTTCCCAGCATCGGTTCTTGTAACATTTTTGATCCGTATACTGAAATCTATCATCTCGGCTCGATCTTTAAAATCaccttttagaaaaagaagacaatgaTGTTAATAAGAATGCAAATAACTTCCTACATACTACCTTTCTCGAGTCACTTCATTCAGTGACCAAaggatttattttcctattagtaaactcagtttaaaaactcaaaaaggactcttaagtataggaaacaaacagagggctgctggaggggaggtgggtggggggatgggataactgggtgacaggcattaaggagggcacgtgatgtgatgagcactgggtgttatataaactgatgaattattgacctctacatctgaaactaataatgtgctatacgttggc encodes the following:
- the JAM2 gene encoding junctional adhesion molecule B, producing MARRSRHRLLLLLLRYLVVALGYHKAYGFSAPKDHQVVTAIEYQEVILACKSPKKTISSRLEWKKLGRSVSFVYYQQALQGDFKDRAEMIDFSIRIKNVTRTDAGKYRCEVSAPSEQGQNLEEDTVTLEVLVAPAVPTCEVPSSALSGTVVELRCQDKEGNPAPEYTWFKDGIPLSENTKLGSQSTNSSYTVNTKSGTLQFNTVSKLDSGEYSCEARNSVGHRRCPGKRMQVDDLNISGIIAAVVVVALVISVCGLGVCYAQRKGYFSKETSFQKSSSASKATTISENDFKHTKSFII